One bacterium genomic window, AACCGTCGCTTCTATGCCCAGGCGGGCGACCTGATAGACGCTTTTTTCTTCGGCAATGACTCTGGCAGCCAATTGGGGTTGCTGATCAGTCCGCAGCAGTTCGATGAATTCGTCTTTCCCTATTTCAAAGAACTCACGGATCAGGCCCATGCTCATGGGTATCAGGTCATGTTGCATTCGTGCGGATCTGTCTTCAGCGTCATCCCCCGCATCATCGAACTGGGCGCCGAGGCGCTGCATCCCCTGCAGGCCAAAGCCAAGGACATGGAGGCGGAAAACCTGGCCGCTCATTTCAAGGGAAAAATCGCTTTTGTCGGCGGGATCGACACCCAGGAGCTGCTGATCCATGCCACGCCGCAGCGAATCCGTGATGAGGTATTCCGTCTGCGGGATATCCTGGGTCCCTCCTGGATCGTCAGCCCCAGCCACGAGGCGCTGTTGCCAAATGTGCCGCCGCAAAATGTCGTCGCCATGGCGGAAGCAGCCCTTACCACCTGAACGTTGCCCTTGCCTTCGCAAATGATTTTTCGTATCTTAGAGTCATCATCTCACCGGGGGTGAATGAGAAAAGCCCTCGATGACGCCGATACAGGCCCCGCTCCGTGCGGCTGTTGCCAGACAGTGTACTCATGGAATCGACAGGACTATGAAAATTTTATATGTCGCCGGTCGTGAAGCCGGCTATTCGCGAACCCGGATCGTGCTCAAGGCGTTGCAGCGCCAGGGCGTGCAGGTGATCGGCTGCTTTCCACCGGATCGCTCTTTTAAACACTATCCCAGGCTGCTGTGGCGGACGTTGAGAACCGCACCCTCCTGCGATCTGGTGCTGGTGGGTTTTTACGGACAGGTGTTGCTCCCCATGATCCGTCTACTCACGCGCAAGCCCATCCTCTTTGACATGTACATCACCACCTATGACACCATGGTCTTTGACCGGGCCAAAGCTCAGCCCGGTTCCTGGAAAGCGCGGTTGTACGGTCTGAGCGACTGGCTCTCCTATCTGGCAGCCAATCATTCGGTGCTGGAGACCCAAAGCCACATTGACTTTTTTTGCAATGTGTTCAGAGTCGACGGCCACAAGCTGTCGCGGATCTTTCTGGCTGTTGACGATGAGGTGATCCACCCCAGACCCCAGAGAAAGAACACGGATAAATTTCTCGTCCATTTCCATGGCGAGTACGCACCGTTTCACGGCATTCCGTATATATTAAAAGCAGCCAAACTGCTGGAGAACGAGCCGATTTGCTTTCAGATCATCGGCCGAGGCATCACATACGAAGCGGATCAAAAACTGGCGCGTGAATTGGAATTGACCAATGTGACCTTTTACGATCCAGTGGCCTATGAAAAGTTGGCCGATCTCATGGCTGCGGCCGATGTATGTCTGGGCATATTCGGCGACAACGACCGAGTGTTGCGCGTCACCACCAACAAAGTGGTGGAAGCCATGGCCATGGCCAAACCATTGATCACGGCGCGCAACGAGCCGGTCCAGGAATTGCTCCGGCATGAGCAGAGCGCTCTGCTCATCGAACGGGCCAATCCCAAGGCCCTTGCCGACGCGATCCTCAGACTGGCGGAGGATTCATCTCTGGCTGCCAGGATCAGCCGGAACGCCTATGCGATTTTTCAACAAAACTGCACCATTGAACAACTGGGCCTCCAACTGGTGCGGATCATGGAAGGAATGGTGAATAAATGAAAGTGCCTCTCACTGAGCTCAAGGGTAAAAAAGTTTTTATTACCGGCGGACTGGGGTTTATCGGCAGCAACATCGCCCAACAACTGGTCG contains:
- a CDS encoding glycosyltransferase family 4 protein → MKILYVAGREAGYSRTRIVLKALQRQGVQVIGCFPPDRSFKHYPRLLWRTLRTAPSCDLVLVGFYGQVLLPMIRLLTRKPILFDMYITTYDTMVFDRAKAQPGSWKARLYGLSDWLSYLAANHSVLETQSHIDFFCNVFRVDGHKLSRIFLAVDDEVIHPRPQRKNTDKFLVHFHGEYAPFHGIPYILKAAKLLENEPICFQIIGRGITYEADQKLARELELTNVTFYDPVAYEKLADLMAAADVCLGIFGDNDRVLRVTTNKVVEAMAMAKPLITARNEPVQELLRHEQSALLIERANPKALADAILRLAEDSSLAARISRNAYAIFQQNCTIEQLGLQLVRIMEGMVNK